In Helicobacter ganmani, a single genomic region encodes these proteins:
- a CDS encoding adenylyl-sulfate kinase yields the protein MWVKNGKGLVLWLCGLAGSGKSTIGKALYERIKQEIPNIVYLDGDELRDLLGHYAYDKQGRIEVALKRSAFAHFLSSQGLVVVVTTISLFDEVYAYNRKTLQNYLEIYIECSMEELQRRDQKELYSGALKGEIQDVVGVDIPFVKPNADIILPNDTTNNLEQKVQSILTQIKGKGSK from the coding sequence ATGTGGGTAAAAAATGGCAAAGGGCTTGTGTTGTGGCTGTGCGGCTTGGCAGGGAGTGGGAAAAGCACGATTGGCAAGGCATTGTATGAGAGGATTAAGCAAGAGATTCCCAATATTGTGTATTTAGATGGCGATGAGTTGCGTGATTTACTTGGGCATTACGCTTACGATAAACAAGGTCGGATTGAAGTTGCACTCAAGCGTTCAGCTTTTGCGCATTTTCTAAGCTCGCAAGGTTTAGTGGTAGTGGTAACTACGATTTCGCTTTTTGATGAAGTGTATGCTTATAACCGCAAGACTTTGCAAAATTATTTAGAAATTTATATAGAATGTTCTATGGAGGAGCTGCAAAGGCGCGACCAAAAGGAACTTTATAGCGGTGCGCTTAAAGGAGAGATTCAAGATGTCGTGGGGGTGGATATTCCATTTGTTAAGCCAAATGCGGATATAATCCTACCCAATGATACGACGAATAACTTAGAACAAAAGGTGCAGAGTATCTTAACTCAAATCAAAGGAAAGGGAAGCAAATGA
- a CDS encoding DegT/DnrJ/EryC1/StrS family aminotransferase: protein MAIKFLDLKKQYLDIKGEIETAISNVVESSAFVGGSEVSAFGEEFSEFLGGSVRTLGVANGTDALEIAIESLALPKDSVVLVPANTFAASAEAVVRNGLRVQFVDCGADYTMDLADLESKITEQTSAILAVHLYGQSARIEEILEIAKEKNLRVIEDCAQAHEAKFKGQCVGTFGDIATFSFYPGKNLGAYGDGGAIVSRDSVLLRKCEEIAHHGGLKKYEHRIVGRNSRLDNLQAAILRVKLRHLAAWNTRRRKVAKLYFEGFKDCDSIILPEVKDSCFCVWHLFVIRIKNRDAVMTYLKQKGIEYGLHYPIALPNCPAFSHQSYVVESSTPNASAWQEEILSLPMGEHLIDEEVKEVIEAVKDAVCG from the coding sequence ATGGCTATAAAATTTTTAGACTTAAAAAAACAATATTTGGACATAAAAGGCGAAATAGAAACTGCAATTTCAAATGTAGTGGAGAGTAGCGCATTTGTGGGTGGCAGTGAGGTGAGTGCATTTGGGGAGGAGTTTTCGGAGTTTTTAGGCGGAAGTGTGCGCACTCTAGGCGTGGCAAATGGCACGGACGCACTTGAAATTGCGATAGAATCTCTTGCCTTGCCCAAAGATTCGGTGGTTTTAGTGCCTGCAAATACTTTTGCGGCGAGTGCAGAAGCGGTTGTGCGCAATGGCTTAAGAGTGCAATTTGTGGATTGTGGAGCGGATTATACAATGGATTTAGCGGATTTGGAATCCAAAATCACAGAGCAGACAAGTGCGATTCTAGCAGTGCATTTGTATGGGCAGAGTGCAAGGATTGAGGAGATTTTGGAGATTGCAAAAGAAAAGAATCTCCGCGTAATTGAGGATTGCGCTCAAGCACACGAAGCAAAGTTTAAAGGGCAGTGTGTGGGGACTTTTGGCGATATTGCTACTTTTAGTTTTTATCCGGGCAAGAATCTAGGGGCTTATGGAGATGGTGGAGCGATTGTAAGTCGTGATTCTGTGCTTTTGCGAAAATGTGAGGAGATTGCTCATCACGGAGGATTGAAAAAATACGAACATAGAATCGTAGGGAGAAATTCGCGACTTGATAATCTACAAGCAGCGATTTTGCGCGTGAAATTGCGACACTTAGCAGCTTGGAATACTAGACGCAGGAAGGTAGCGAAGCTCTATTTTGAGGGGTTTAAGGATTGCGATTCCATAATCTTACCAGAGGTTAAGGATTCTTGTTTTTGTGTGTGGCATTTGTTTGTGATTCGGATTAAGAATCGCGACGCAGTGATGACATATTTGAAGCAAAAGGGGATTGAATATGGATTGCATTACCCGATTGCTTTGCCAAATTGCCCTGCCTTTAGCCATCAATCCTATGTTGTGGAATCCTCCACACCCAATGCTTCTGCGTGGCAAGAGGAGATTCTATCTTTGCCAATGGGGGAACATTTGATTGATGAGGAAGTGAAAGAAGTGATTGAAGCAGTCAAGGACGCAGTATGTGGGTAA
- a CDS encoding class I SAM-dependent methyltransferase, which translates to MQKNKTRIVEQVWDYTKHAKYYSYRPNYAPKTIDMLITLASGEKAGNLKVADIGAGTGNLSIMLLERGCEVVSVEPNDAMREIGIERTKGAKIEWVRATGVDSTLQSGSFDWVTFGSSFNVMDRTEALKEAHRLLKGNGYFSCMWNHRDLNDPIQQKAENAILSIVPNYTRGVRREDQRPIIEAHKELFDNIIYIEEDFYFHQSLENYILAWQSVKNPYWDLETKEGQEIFDKITAKMREVLPQEFDIKYTTRCWSARKVG; encoded by the coding sequence ATGCAAAAGAATAAGACAAGAATAGTAGAACAAGTTTGGGATTACACCAAACACGCGAAATATTACAGCTACCGCCCGAATTACGCACCCAAAACGATTGATATGCTTATCACTTTGGCTAGCGGAGAAAAAGCGGGCAATTTGAAAGTCGCAGATATTGGTGCAGGGACAGGAAATTTAAGCATTATGCTTTTAGAGAGAGGTTGTGAAGTGGTGAGTGTAGAGCCAAATGACGCAATGCGTGAAATCGGCATTGAGCGCACAAAAGGCGCAAAAATTGAATGGGTAAGGGCTACGGGCGTGGATTCTACGTTACAAAGCGGGAGTTTTGATTGGGTAACCTTTGGCAGTAGCTTTAATGTAATGGATAGGACAGAGGCGTTAAAAGAAGCCCATAGACTGCTTAAAGGCAATGGATACTTTTCGTGTATGTGGAATCATAGAGACTTAAACGACCCCATTCAGCAAAAGGCAGAAAATGCGATTCTCTCCATCGTGCCAAACTACACAAGAGGTGTGAGACGCGAAGACCAACGCCCAATTATTGAAGCACACAAAGAGCTTTTTGATAATATTATTTACATTGAAGAGGATTTTTACTTTCACCAAAGTTTGGAAAACTATATTTTAGCGTGGCAGAGTGTGAAAAATCCTTATTGGGATTTAGAGACCAAAGAAGGGCAAGAGATTTTTGATAAAATCACTGCAAAAATGCGAGAAGTTCTCCCTCAAGAATTTGACATCAAATACACTACACGTTGCTGGAGTGCAAGAAAAGTAGGGTAA
- a CDS encoding O-methyltransferase, with product MGFEEITSKIESYREHLKQKTTLIEVIDYGAGKPEEKRTKEQMEAGVCVEVPLCELAKIGVKREKAEVIFEIFKSLLPQKILELGTCLGFSSSYMASFAPNAQIWSIEGSPNVAQIAKENHQHFALKNIEVLVGRFDLMLPNLLEKIKPIDFAFIDGHHNKEATIAYYKQILPFVVGGGIMLFDDIAWSSGMQEAWREILESHCYTKAQEFGETWKMGALWL from the coding sequence ATGGGATTTGAAGAGATTACAAGCAAAATAGAATCGTATCGTGAGCATCTAAAGCAAAAGACAACTTTGATAGAAGTCATAGATTATGGCGCAGGGAAGCCAGAGGAAAAGCGCACAAAGGAACAAATGGAAGCAGGCGTTTGCGTTGAAGTTCCACTTTGTGAATTGGCAAAGATTGGTGTCAAACGCGAAAAAGCGGAAGTAATTTTTGAGATTTTTAAGAGTTTATTGCCGCAAAAAATCTTAGAGCTTGGCACTTGTTTGGGATTCTCTAGCTCTTATATGGCTTCATTCGCGCCAAATGCTCAAATTTGGAGCATTGAGGGAAGCCCAAATGTCGCACAAATTGCTAAAGAAAATCATCAGCATTTTGCTTTAAAAAATATTGAAGTGTTGGTTGGACGCTTTGATTTGATGCTGCCAAATCTCTTAGAAAAAATCAAGCCCATTGACTTTGCTTTCATTGATGGACACCATAATAAAGAAGCCACAATAGCCTATTACAAGCAAATTTTGCCTTTTGTGGTGGGGGGGGGTATTATGTTATTTGATGATATTGCTTGGAGTAGCGGAATGCAAGAGGCTTGGAGGGAGATTTTGGAATCCCATTGCTACACAAAAGCGCAAGAGTTTGGAGAGACTTGGAAGATGGGGGCATTATGGCTATAA
- a CDS encoding formyltransferase family protein produces MKKIVFLGAKEIGKQCLQELFARQDTLDFALVAVGTSPRGQAVKEFCIQHKIPLLTDLNGLFELDFDILFSVQYHQILKPQHIFCAKEIALNLHLAPLPEYRGCNQFSFAILNEDKEFGVTIHQMDEGIDNGAIAFQKRFKIPKNCFVEELVELANTYGVELFSENLEKMIKGDYRLIPQDSIFSPRREFHKRIEIERLKHIRLESCGGGGFN; encoded by the coding sequence ATGAAAAAAATCGTGTTTTTAGGCGCAAAAGAAATTGGCAAACAATGTTTGCAAGAATTGTTTGCTAGGCAAGACACGTTAGATTTTGCGCTTGTCGCAGTGGGGACATCTCCTAGAGGACAAGCGGTAAAGGAGTTTTGCATACAACATAAAATCCCACTCCTTACAGATTTAAACGGGCTTTTTGAGCTAGATTTTGATATACTTTTTTCTGTGCAGTATCACCAAATCTTAAAACCACAGCATATTTTTTGCGCTAAAGAGATTGCTTTAAATCTCCACCTAGCACCTTTGCCAGAATATAGAGGGTGCAATCAATTTTCTTTTGCTATTTTAAATGAAGATAAAGAGTTTGGTGTAACAATACATCAAATGGACGAAGGGATTGATAATGGTGCGATTGCTTTTCAAAAGAGGTTTAAAATCCCTAAAAACTGCTTCGTAGAGGAGCTAGTAGAGTTGGCAAATACTTATGGAGTAGAGCTATTTTCTGAAAATTTAGAAAAAATGATTAAAGGAGATTATCGGCTAATCCCTCAAGATTCCATTTTCTCGCCTCGTAGAGAGTTTCATAAAAGAATAGAAATAGAAAGATTAAAGCACATCAGGCTAGAATCTTGTGGGGGGGGGGGCTTTAATTGA
- a CDS encoding HNH endonuclease: MKQVSMRHKRKDTELFFDSFKHFKHNLSNLIGVELPTLYQLGVEQYLNLISTNYKSKYPDMRKIGLIEYDKPSDYSFSLTSEAQSFMANSYLIQNIYSENDLKAGRKNIDSLPPNLLIQSFVDSCLLDSYQYEILKLILSYYDTADLIRPYLALLNFVRHYEIQNLSYIILQDILAQTKENILLMRYDENAFNNLDLTIQNELKRPISYIYNFLQTALVVDSNYNIIVNFNFVDRLQIEMNNIVFAQPTPTQNNSRPAREQRLFRENVLKAYDYQCAITGQSIFIDNRVLLEAAHIIPYRDGGSFAVSNGIALSYEMHKIFDNGLFGFVYDKNQNLRIKVSSSHRIVDKYGILNSLDNRIISIPHKESEKPDSLAVEYNLEKYLL; the protein is encoded by the coding sequence ATGAAACAAGTTAGTATGCGACATAAAAGAAAAGATACAGAATTATTTTTTGATTCTTTTAAGCATTTTAAGCATAATTTATCTAATCTCATAGGAGTAGAATTGCCCACGCTTTACCAACTTGGTGTTGAGCAATATTTAAATCTCATTTCTACTAATTATAAATCAAAATACCCCGATATGCGAAAGATTGGCTTGATAGAATATGATAAACCTAGCGACTACTCTTTTTCTCTCACGTCAGAAGCACAATCTTTTATGGCAAATTCATACTTAATACAAAATATTTATAGTGAGAATGATTTAAAAGCGGGAAGAAAAAATATTGATTCTTTACCGCCTAATCTTTTAATTCAATCTTTTGTGGATTCTTGCTTATTAGATTCTTATCAATATGAGATACTGAAACTTATTCTCTCATATTACGATACTGCGGATTTGATTCGTCCTTATTTGGCACTTTTAAATTTTGTAAGACATTACGAGATACAAAATTTATCCTACATAATATTGCAAGATATTCTAGCCCAAACAAAAGAGAATATCTTATTAATGCGATACGATGAAAATGCCTTTAATAATCTTGATTTAACTATTCAAAATGAACTAAAAAGACCCATTTCTTATATTTATAATTTTCTCCAAACCGCTTTAGTTGTGGATTCTAATTATAATATAATTGTTAATTTTAATTTTGTAGATAGACTGCAAATTGAAATGAATAATATTGTTTTTGCTCAACCTACTCCTACTCAAAACAATTCTCGTCCTGCGAGGGAACAAAGACTCTTTAGAGAAAATGTTTTAAAGGCTTACGACTATCAATGTGCTATCACAGGACAAAGTATTTTTATAGATAATAGAGTATTGCTTGAAGCGGCACATATTATTCCTTATAGAGACGGTGGCTCATTTGCCGTATCTAACGGAATAGCTTTAAGCTATGAAATGCACAAAATATTTGATAACGGGTTGTTTGGATTTGTTTATGATAAAAATCAAAACTTGAGAATTAAAGTTTCTAGCTCTCATAGAATTGTTGATAAATATGGAATCTTAAATAGCTTGGATAACCGTATTATTTCCATTCCACATAAAGAATCAGAAAAGCCCGATTCTTTAGCGGTGGAATATAATCTAGAAAAGTATTTATTATAG
- a CDS encoding acyltransferase: MGADVKIVEPCNLYECELGDEVFVGPFVEIQRGVKVGAKSRIQSHSFICSLVDIGENCFIGHGVMFVNDLFKEGKPAGGDSTKYKETKIGNCVSIGSNATILPVEICDDVVIGAGSVVTKNIVKSGIYAGNPAQLIREL, encoded by the coding sequence ATGGGGGCTGATGTCAAGATTGTAGAGCCTTGTAATCTCTATGAATGTGAGCTTGGAGATGAGGTGTTTGTGGGTCCTTTTGTAGAGATTCAAAGAGGGGTGAAAGTGGGTGCAAAGAGTAGAATCCAAAGCCATAGTTTTATTTGCTCACTTGTGGATATAGGAGAGAATTGCTTCATAGGACACGGAGTAATGTTTGTCAATGATTTATTTAAAGAGGGCAAGCCAGCAGGTGGGGATTCTACAAAATATAAAGAAACAAAAATTGGGAATTGTGTAAGCATAGGCTCAAATGCTACGATTCTACCTGTGGAGATTTGCGATGATGTCGTGATTGGCGCAGGAAGCGTGGTTACAAAAAATATTGTTAAAAGCGGAATCTATGCAGGGAATCCCGCGCAATTAATTCGGGAATTATAA
- a CDS encoding DUF2972 domain-containing protein, producing MGKSKTFEILKQGGVWGALEHIIDKKAHKGGIYALLQRLMMAQILRKLDSAHSNEMILFCKKHHIYTTNPTFLKYFAKEYDNIKLWLASQSFLEKYANHPYPPLLNPNTLDYEQISPQIAWELNIPLPPYYKFIYFGSHASGNRGLNHFVLNCGGMDYIRYPSSSKIIYEKYWEQILSYHYTMPPPHFGYLSIREYMKDKDSNKLYALIPQTKALNLIRDPISILKSGINFRRKRLQMAQEENLSFALSPDFICENLIGYNGYDAHNDESTFGKEDAPCFGTIRGSLKYNFTDFHDTDLRKALINIADEDIICIDMSEIVGKRAFETMNTLAKAFSFPAPKPSDKEKFEVNVSYYEGLLPLVFRVQMEQKSIALHLIDKIFALDERIYVKVPVDEVDIWQHKNTFEHYQDITQFLFNQDNFYERIIVCIEKKDFEILKQDTKTCEQIKEYLLAFIPRLEEQRKIEESKKLSEEQILQYLHTHKELALQAKAVFEKHLTFLASVRPDIIESWKYYQEFLAMCEEMS from the coding sequence ATGGGTAAAAGCAAAACATTTGAGATATTAAAGCAAGGTGGCGTTTGGGGTGCTTTGGAACATATCATAGATAAAAAAGCGCATAAAGGTGGAATCTATGCTTTACTCCAACGGCTTATGATGGCTCAAATTTTGCGCAAGTTAGATTCTGCTCATTCTAATGAGATGATTTTGTTTTGTAAAAAACATCATATTTATACCACAAACCCGACTTTTTTAAAGTATTTTGCCAAAGAGTATGATAATATCAAACTATGGCTTGCCTCTCAATCATTTCTAGAAAAATATGCTAATCACCCCTATCCCCCTTTGCTTAATCCTAACACTTTAGATTATGAGCAAATCTCGCCTCAAATCGCTTGGGAATTAAATATTCCTTTGCCGCCTTATTATAAATTTATATATTTTGGTAGCCACGCTAGCGGGAATAGGGGATTAAATCATTTCGTTTTAAATTGTGGGGGAATGGATTACATTCGTTATCCTTCTTCTTCAAAAATAATCTATGAAAAGTATTGGGAGCAGATTCTCTCTTACCATTATACTATGCCCCCCCCCCACTTTGGCTATTTGTCTATCCGAGAATATATGAAAGATAAAGATAGCAATAAACTTTATGCTTTAATCCCCCAAACCAAAGCCCTCAATCTCATTAGAGACCCTATAAGCATTTTAAAAAGCGGAATAAACTTTAGGAGAAAGCGACTGCAAATGGCACAAGAGGAGAATCTAAGCTTTGCATTAAGCCCGGATTTCATCTGTGAAAACCTTATAGGCTATAATGGATATGATGCACATAATGATGAATCTACCTTTGGCAAAGAAGATGCGCCTTGTTTTGGGACGATTAGAGGTTCTTTGAAATATAATTTCACAGATTTCCACGACACAGACTTAAGAAAAGCTCTTATTAACATTGCAGACGAAGATATTATATGTATTGATATGTCTGAAATTGTAGGTAAGAGAGCCTTTGAAACAATGAATACTTTAGCAAAAGCATTTTCTTTTCCTGCCCCAAAACCTAGTGATAAGGAGAAATTTGAAGTCAATGTATCCTATTATGAGGGGTTATTGCCTCTTGTTTTTAGGGTTCAAATGGAGCAAAAGAGCATAGCATTGCATTTGATAGATAAGATTTTTGCGCTTGATGAGAGGATTTATGTCAAAGTGCCCGTAGATGAGGTGGATATTTGGCAGCATAAAAATACTTTTGAGCATTATCAAGACATCACACAATTTCTTTTTAATCAAGATAATTTTTATGAGCGTATTATTGTGTGTATTGAGAAAAAAGACTTTGAGATTCTAAAACAAGACACAAAAACTTGTGAGCAAATCAAAGAATATCTCCTCGCATTTATTCCACGCCTAGAGGAACAAAGAAAAATTGAAGAATCTAAAAAGCTAAGTGAAGAGCAGATTTTGCAGTATTTACACACTCATAAAGAACTTGCTTTACAGGCTAAAGCAGTCTTTGAAAAACATCTCACATTTCTAGCTTCTGTGCGTCCCGACATAATAGAATCTTGGAAGTATTATCAGGAGTTTTTAGCAATGTGCGAGGAGATGAGCTAA
- a CDS encoding Gfo/Idh/MocA family protein → MLGVALLGCGRIAVRHAQLLSSSEIAGAKLVAVCDIDKVRAEAFGIKYNVPYFTDLDSMMKECGDKIDVVSILTPSGKHAQNTLEVAPYQKHIIVEKPMALTLEDADKMIESCDKFGIRLFVVKQNRYNLPVQKLREALESGRFGKIVMGSVRVRWCRDNAYYKQDSWRGTWAQDGGVFTNQASHHIDLLEWMLGDVESVFAKSRIALSDIETEDTGVAVLKFKNGALGVIEATTATRPKDLEGSLSILGELGSVEIGGFAVNEIKHWNFTNAMESDKEVMEKYSVNPPNVYGFGHKEYYLHVVDSILNGTKALVDGLEGRKSLELIIAMYESVETGKEVFLRFHPEKCRLGHKE, encoded by the coding sequence ATGTTAGGTGTAGCTTTACTTGGTTGTGGGAGAATCGCAGTGCGCCACGCGCAACTTTTAAGCAGCAGCGAAATTGCAGGAGCTAAGCTTGTAGCCGTGTGTGATATTGATAAAGTCCGCGCGGAAGCTTTTGGGATAAAATACAATGTGCCTTATTTTACAGATTTAGATTCTATGATGAAAGAGTGTGGCGATAAAATTGATGTAGTCTCTATTCTCACACCAAGTGGCAAACACGCGCAAAATACCCTAGAGGTCGCACCTTATCAAAAACATATTATCGTAGAAAAGCCTATGGCTTTGACTTTGGAGGACGCTGATAAAATGATAGAATCTTGCGATAAATTTGGGATTCGTCTTTTTGTTGTGAAGCAGAATCGCTACAATTTACCCGTGCAAAAATTACGTGAGGCATTGGAATCTGGGCGGTTTGGTAAAATCGTAATGGGCAGTGTGCGGGTGCGTTGGTGTCGGGATAATGCGTATTATAAGCAAGATTCGTGGCGTGGCACTTGGGCGCAAGATGGAGGAGTATTTACCAATCAGGCGAGTCATCATATTGATTTGCTGGAATGGATGCTAGGTGATGTGGAAAGTGTGTTTGCAAAAAGTCGCATCGCATTAAGCGACATAGAGACAGAGGATACAGGGGTTGCGGTGTTGAAGTTTAAGAATGGGGCTTTGGGTGTGATTGAGGCGACGACTGCTACGCGTCCAAAAGATTTGGAGGGTAGTCTTTCTATACTCGGAGAGCTTGGAAGCGTAGAGATTGGTGGATTTGCTGTCAATGAAATCAAGCATTGGAATTTTACAAACGCAATGGAATCAGACAAGGAAGTAATGGAAAAATATTCCGTCAATCCCCCAAATGTCTATGGATTTGGGCATAAGGAGTATTATTTGCATGTAGTAGATTCTATCTTAAATGGCACAAAGGCTTTGGTTGATGGACTAGAGGGACGTAAAAGCTTAGAACTCATTATCGCAATGTATGAATCCGTAGAGACAGGCAAGGAAGTGTTTTTGAGATTCCACCCAGAGAAATGTAGATTAGGACATAAGGAATGA
- a CDS encoding DUF354 domain-containing protein: protein MIWIDVATPKYAMFFSVMIKELQKRGHKVFVTTRYAPHYTEAKEILELHKIPHTVLGEYGGATLLEKFQARIFRQKEILDLFKVQGVPRLLICGAVVDSVQVAYGIGIPVVNIYDTPAFTKPGDEECPRELTAVARLTLPFSKLFFYPFIFPKELMLRFALDESQIVPYPFIDVALWINAIQKESKNDFRIRYGLDTTKPTILVREEEYKAHYVKEQIPVIYQVIPLLKKAINANIVIMPRYEKDRLKRDFGGIATILEEKLKPEEFYPFIDLFIGGGGTMNLEAVCYGIPTISTRSLWLIHDQYLIKHKLMFWSQDCEEILKIAQEMLGKKIESQSYFVQGECNFNAILDTIECRILKEKKC from the coding sequence ATGATTTGGATTGATGTCGCAACCCCCAAATATGCAATGTTTTTTAGCGTGATGATTAAAGAATTACAAAAAAGAGGGCATAAAGTGTTTGTAACTACGCGCTACGCGCCTCATTATACAGAGGCTAAGGAGATTTTAGAACTACACAAGATTCCACATACCGTGCTTGGAGAATATGGCGGGGCAACTTTGCTAGAAAAGTTTCAAGCAAGAATATTCCGACAAAAAGAGATTTTGGATTTATTTAAAGTGCAGGGCGTTCCTAGATTACTAATCTGTGGTGCAGTGGTAGATAGCGTGCAAGTAGCGTATGGAATCGGGATTCCGGTGGTGAATATTTATGATACACCTGCATTTACAAAACCCGGCGATGAAGAATGCCCGCGTGAATTAACTGCAGTTGCAAGGCTTACTTTGCCTTTTTCTAAGCTTTTTTTCTATCCATTTATTTTTCCAAAAGAGCTTATGTTACGTTTCGCACTAGATGAATCCCAAATCGTGCCTTATCCTTTTATTGATGTAGCTTTGTGGATAAATGCGATTCAAAAGGAATCTAAAAATGACTTTAGAATCCGCTATGGGCTAGACACGACAAAACCCACGATTCTTGTGCGTGAAGAGGAATACAAAGCCCATTATGTTAAAGAGCAAATCCCTGTGATTTATCAAGTGATTCCTTTGCTTAAAAAAGCAATCAATGCGAATATTGTGATTATGCCAAGATATGAAAAAGACAGGTTAAAAAGGGATTTTGGAGGAATCGCGACCATTTTGGAGGAAAAGCTAAAGCCAGAGGAATTTTATCCTTTCATTGATTTATTTATCGGTGGAGGAGGAACGATGAATCTTGAGGCGGTTTGCTATGGGATTCCAACTATCTCTACACGTTCTCTTTGGCTGATTCACGACCAATATTTGATTAAACACAAACTAATGTTTTGGAGTCAAGATTGTGAGGAAATTTTAAAAATTGCTCAAGAAATGTTAGGTAAAAAAATAGAATCGCAAAGTTACTTTGTGCAAGGAGAATGCAATTTTAACGCAATCCTTGATACAATAGAATGTAGAATCTTAAAGGAGAAAAAATGTTAG